The following proteins are encoded in a genomic region of Hyla sarda isolate aHylSar1 chromosome 3, aHylSar1.hap1, whole genome shotgun sequence:
- the GPR17 gene encoding uracil nucleotide/cysteinyl leukotriene receptor yields the protein MLDNSSNLGWVDPCVQETWLENALLSVCYVLGLFVGGLGNIVALSLFMRDRQPKSPSDIFLLHLALSDLFLLLSLPTRLFYHLSGNSWPFGSLACRLSCFVFYLNMYASLYFLAGISIDRYLAIVHPLNSVKFRKPLHAHLTCGFLWAIVAFATAPLLLGRASATEETVCRLLYRETPSLRALSSLSAAFAIPFLATVTCYGLILRRLRKGGDRRPKERAVKMVLLVLTIFLICFVPYHLSRALYHVLMPGGESAAMLSPCDLRQGLALANRFTSCLSTLNAALDPLVYFFAVKKFRQILLHLPCKNNGADNVKNREEGKTEDSSLSAKTDV from the coding sequence ATGTTGGATAACTCCTCCAATCTGGGATGGGTGGATCCGTGTGTCCAAGAAACATGGTTGGAGAATGCCCTGTTGTCTGTATGCTATGTGCTGGGCCTATTTGTAGGAGGTCTAGGAAACATTGTCGCCCTGTCACTCTTCATGCGAGACCGCCAGCCTAAGTCACCCTCTGACATCTTTCTCCTTCACCTCGCCTTATCAGATCTCTTCCTATTGCTCAGCTTACCTACTCGGCTCTTCTATCACCTGTCTGGAAATAGCTGGCCCTTTGGTTCATTGGCATGTAGGCTGTCTTGTTTTGTCTTCTACCTCAATATGTATGCCAGTCTTTACTTCTTGGCTGGTATAAGCATTGATAGGTATCTGGCTATTGTGCATCCACTTAACTCAGTCAAGTTCCGAAAACCATTACATGCTCATTTGACTTGTGGTTTTTTGTGGGCTATTGTAGCATTTGCTACGGCACCGCTACTGTTAGGCCGGGCATCAGCAACAGAAGAAACTGTTTGTCGGTTGCTTTATCGTGAAACACCATCCTTGCGGGCATTGTCATCACTCAGTGCAGCATTTGCCATCCCATTCTTGGCCACAGTCACTTGCTATGGACTTATATTGAGGCGACTTCGGAAAGGAGGTGATAGGAGACCCAAGGAGCGTGCTGTGAAGATGGTGCTCTTGGTTCTTACTATTTTTCTGATCTGCTTTGTTCCATACCATCTTAGTCGGGCACTTTATCATGTCCTGATGCCAGGAGGTGAAAGTGCGGCTATGCTTTCTCCCTGTGACTTAAGACAAGGCTTAGCTTTAGCAAACCGCTTTACCTCTTGCCTCAGCACCCTAAATGCTGCCCTAGACCCACTTGTCTATTTCTTTGCTGTCAAGAAATTCCGTCAGATTCTCCTTCATTTGCCATGTAAAAATAATGGAGCAGACAATGTGAAAAATCGTGAGGAAGGCAAAACAGAGGACAGTTCTCTGAGTGCCAAgacagatgtgtaa